In a genomic window of Oikeobacillus pervagus:
- a CDS encoding TetR/AcrR family transcriptional regulator, which translates to MKGAIMEQSIELFANKGFKETSIQDIMDVLNVTKGTFYYYYKSKEEVLMDIQYQYINRLLDSQEKIIHDEETSYQEKLHEIIFKLLNDIEKEGLRAKVFFREMRHLTNEHLNQIMEKRDQFKENIQLVVEEGIKKGEFRSDLPPNIVTFGILGMANWSYFWFKPEGPIPDVEVAKIFYKMLLEGIEKKE; encoded by the coding sequence ATGAAAGGCGCTATTATGGAACAGAGCATCGAACTTTTTGCGAATAAGGGATTTAAAGAAACATCGATTCAAGATATCATGGATGTTCTAAACGTAACAAAAGGAACTTTTTATTATTATTATAAAAGTAAAGAAGAAGTACTGATGGATATTCAATATCAATATATTAATCGTCTTTTGGATAGTCAGGAAAAAATTATCCATGATGAAGAAACATCCTATCAAGAAAAATTACATGAAATTATTTTTAAATTACTCAATGATATTGAAAAAGAAGGTCTGCGAGCAAAAGTATTTTTCCGTGAAATGCGACATTTAACAAATGAGCACTTAAATCAAATCATGGAGAAACGTGATCAATTTAAAGAAAATATTCAACTTGTCGTGGAAGAAGGAATCAAGAAAGGGGAATTTCGTTCTGATTTACCCCCTAATATTGTGACGTTCGGCATTTTAGGCATGGCCAATTGGAGTTATTTTTGGTTTAAACCTGAAGGACCCATCCCAGATGTAGAGGTGGCTAAAATTTTTTACAAAATGTTACTCGAAGGGATCGAGAAGAAAGAATAA